Proteins from one Oryza sativa Japonica Group chromosome 12, ASM3414082v1 genomic window:
- the LOC4352909 gene encoding mediator of RNA polymerase II transcription subunit 17 gives MEEAVRVDLDKLPIKRLHAIDEAGNEHYPPDTSSEEQRLSAIRRIDFSWVIDKDAKKPKKDTAQQQQQQAWPWQGMMESLQQAQQELSVVIDLISTVEANDAVAVAGMLKPKSLPTETLVDTAVSAATKLQRVRHLSRYFKQSAKTMEQQFQKESRFYGSLIRLQQNWKVKRQRFGGSGPGSEGFMFDLIDTSQLDTAAMPRLSSLPLIPIDQDSSGTLSVQVPQKSCRFLSLNFRGDSANGVENYGHKLKDGISSITSSETDNDDVNKSIKHAHSILRNIHKSIFEEQVFDMVIRETFVQSQGINVTGMREDFLQLAIGQECSLCLSLAHSGDGSDSEMVDHEDHANSEDASNLVLVTMNGKLDPLRKDVTGFPNPRSLEIYLLQLFHENILRKVREKSLNIGRYQSPAQVAGDDYGLLGHFCLTVAHRIFSNKVLVELESVVSRVPYLHLRSLPTWHSRTSSWSLCLKVPQPILAADRIAKPSDNHELKYKSRSQFNTKVIVKDSQISLMGEGSPSIAGSLTGKPSDGYLVNSYNCDLEDLPTMLLQQVASQVIHWLHEEALVLGMNVTRDFLCLYFDLEQGETLGLVANVDPDDTCGCISWYLTIDHPTEDGKMSADSQEFEKRRFLGYVSLEVLYSTLMDLINLCNAGAHH, from the exons ATGGAGGAAGCCGTGCGGGTGGACCTCGACAAGCTCCCCATCAAGCGCCTCCACGCCATCGACGAGGCCGGCAACGAGCACTACCCGCC CGACACCAGCAGCGAGGAGCAGCGCCTCTCCGCCATCCGCCGCATCGACTTCTCCTGGGTCATCGACAAGGACGCCAAGAAGCCCAAGAAGGACAccgcccagcagcagcagcagcaggcatgGCCGTGGCAGGGCATGATGGAGAGCCTGCAGCAGGCGCAGCAGGAGCTCTCCGTCGTCATTGACCTCATCTCCACT GTCGAAGCCAATGATGCAGTGGCAGTCGCTGGGATGCTCAAGCCCAAATCGCTGCCAACCGAAACCTTAGTTGACACCGCAGTCTCTGCAGCCACCAAGCTTCAGCGCGTTCGG CATTTGTCACGCTACTTCAAACAATCTGCCAAAACAATGGAGCAGCAGTTCCAAAAAGAGTCTAGGTTCTATGGCTCATTAATCAG ATTGCAGCAGAACTGGAAAGTGAAGCGGCAACGGTTTGGTGGAAGTGGTCCAGGAAGTGAGGGCTTCATGTTTGATCTGATCGACACTTCTCAATTGGACACAGCAGCAATGCCTCGACTGTCATCATTACCATTGATTCCAATTGACCAAGACTCATCAGGCACTTTGTCCGTACAAGTCCCTCAAAAATCTTGCCGTTTCTTGAGTCTTAATTTTCGAGGGGACAGTGCCAATGGTGTGGAAAACTACGGTCATAAACTGAAAGATGGCATCTCAAGCATCACTTCCTCTGAAACAGACAATGATGATGTCAATAAATCCATCAAACATGCACATTCTATTCTTCGCAACATCCACAAGTCAATATTTGAGGAGCAG GTATTTGATATGGTGATCCGTGAGACATTTGTCCAATCTCAAGGCATCAATGTGACTGGAATGCGTGAAGATTTTCTCCAATTAGCTATTGGTCAGGAATGTTCATTGTGCCTCTCGCTTGCTCATTCTGGAGATGGTAGTGACTCAGAAATGGTAGACCATGAAGACCATGCCAATTCAGAGGATGCCTCAAATCTTGTGTTGGTCACTATGAATGGGAAGCTGGACCCTTTAAGAAAAGACGTGACAGGGTTTCCTAATCCCAGAAGTCTGGAAATTTACTTGCTACAATTGTTTCATGAGAACATTCTTAGGAAGGTCAGGGAGAAATCCCTTAACATTGGTCGCTACCAAAGTCCTGCTCAGGTTGCAGGTGATGATTATGGCCTGCTAGGTCATTTCTGCTTGACAGTGGCTCACAGGATATTTTCTAACAAAGTACTCGTGGAGCTTGAGAGTGTG GTCAGCAGGGTTCCATATCTCCATTTGCGTTCTCTTCCTACTTGGCATTCTCGAACTTCCTCCTGGTCTCTATGCTTGAAAGTTCCTCAGCCTATCCTTGCTGCAGATCGGATTGCAAAGCCTTCTGATAACCATGAACTTAAGTACAAATCCAGGTCACAGTTCAATACTAAGGTGATCGTGAAAGATAGCCAAATTAGTCTAATGGGTGAAGGCTCCCCAAGCATTGCTGGATCATTGACTGGGAAGCCCTCCGATGGATATTTGGTAAATAGCTACAATTGTGACTTGGAGGACCTCCCAACAATGCTTCTGCAGCAG GTTGCTAGTCAAGTAATCCACTGGCTTCATGAAGAAGCATTGGTTCTCGGTATGAATGTGACTAGAGATTTCCTGTGCCTTTACTTTGATCTTGAGCAAGGTGAAACGCTTGGCCTGGTGGCGAATGTTGACCCGGACGACACCTGTGGATGCATTTCTTGGTACCTTACTATTGATCACCCAACGGAGGATGGGAAGATGTCAGCAGATAGTCAGGAGTTTGAGAAGCGTAGGTTTTTGGGCTATGTTTCTCTTGAAGTATTGTACTCTACCCTTATGGACCTGATAAATTTGTGTAACGCTGGCGCCCACCACTGA